A window of the Anthonomus grandis grandis chromosome 9, icAntGran1.3, whole genome shotgun sequence genome harbors these coding sequences:
- the LOC126740807 gene encoding protein phosphatase Slingshot isoform X3, giving the protein MVVHGGRRCFERTASMIWFDERSALQTLHRVSAKAREGNYYQGGGTHSWVEHYEEGVTSERSCLNEWHAMDCLESRRPPSPDSVRARPTEREETEKVIRSTLKEIMMSVDLDEVTSKFIRSRLEEELDMDLGEYKSFIDQEMLVILGQMDAPTEIFDHVYLGSEWNASNYEELQRNGVRHILNVTREIDNFFPGTFDYLNVRVYDDEKTDLLKHWDDTFKYITKARNEGSKVLVHCKMGVSRSASVVIAYAMKAYNWDFNKALHHVKEKRSCIKPNTNFLTQLETYQGILDAMKNKEKLQRSKSETNLKSPTNGTKVEKAVMAGGEPTPVVVQVLSKSYDLQSTLSGQDLRQMGTRPKSWSPDNLTTREIKEGIKSSPGFMSLEDLSQRSASKESVQESKASLARHVLMPCDNGESYSVSPNKIIHLPGHDPTKEPDVTMGTTENSSCNNKLSSSKTVVTAEQWDPGEVKTILGKSEEVEEDGAKSCSSVICDQNDKVISVGEANMWTSSAVIVTQCATVVVGNNSVFKVPESHRGTNDPFSNQVDKVFDKEEKKQQRRDCPSRQSSWSSYDSAVVMEKNELSRHSSWGSGDTRIAPSRNSSWGSYDMRPRGPVYYHNEKGEKILHSASDLEQNPSGIFPYDKEDIPWHPGTVRRTKQKLESQTSTAPAASTPVTRQLSNESATSSCLSLNKSPSTDNLVFNFAEAVNEGLLERARTTSVDLRDTSSAITQKIDIPKKLRSAKSVTRLSTSAPERSSIELVVCDALSRSESNVSSTIEGQVEDVVGGADQRTNNNNNNSVKRQRSFLESRLKDSPPPTKKLEESLDSTLGKVQNLKKEFEAKSSTTRLVEQQNNTPIEDNNTLKAPTIKNRVSSLPSSPVCVHHQNVKESSSSPQDELNVKSLRNVFENTKEEQEVKKRQNPIRARNGGATRHSCVEVSNPRILPFASLTKPEKKEEFKRPPIGPAATIAATVIATAAKKQQQYGKTHPLSRLTVRPRHNNPVYNTM; this is encoded by the exons gtgATTCGTTCGACCCTAAAAGAGATCATGATGTCGGTGGACCTGGACGAGGTGACCTCAAAGTTTATCAGATCTCGCCTCGAAGAGGAACTGGACATGGACCTCGGGGAGTACAAAAGTTTCATCGATCAAGAGATGCTGGTTATCCTCGGTCAAATGGACGCGCCTACGGAGATCTTCGACCATGTCTATCTGGGGTCCGAGTGGAACGCAAGCAATTACGAAGAGTTGCAACGAAATGG GGTTCGCCATATATTGAACGTAACAAGGGAAATCGACAATTTTTTCCCGGGCACATTCGACTACTTGAACGTGCGCGTCTACGACGACGAGAAAACGGACCTGCTCAAACACTGGGACGACACATTTAAATACATCACAAAAGCGCGAAACGAAGGCTCAAAA GTTTTAGTACATTGTAAAATGGGAGTGAGTAGATCGGCCAGTGTGGTGATCGCGTACGCTATGAAGGCCTACAATTGGGACTTCAACAAGGCATTGCATCACGTCAAGGAGAAACGTAGCTGTATTAAACCGAATACTAACTTTTTGACGCAACTGGAAACTTATCAAG GTATATTGGATGCAATGAAGAACAAAGAAAAACTACAGAGATCAAAGtctgaaactaatttaaaatctCCGACTAACGGTACGAAAGTGGAGAAAGCGGTGATGGCGGGTGGAGAACCCACCCCGGTGGTCGTCCAGGTTTTGTCGAAATCGTACGATCTCCAGTCGACTTTGTCCGGACAGGACTTGAGGCAAATGGGAACGCGTCCCAAGAGTTGGTCTCCGGATAATTTGACCACCAGGGAGATTAAGGAAGGCATTAAATCTTCACCAG GTTTCATGAGCCTGGAAGACTTAAGCCAAAGAAGCGCCTCAAAAGAAAGCGTCCAAGAGAGTAAAGCGTCTTTGGCCCGTCACGTGTTGATGCCCTGTGATAACGGAGAATCTTACAGTGTTTCGCCGAATAAAATCATCCACCTGCCCGGCCACGATCCGACGAAAGAACCGGACGTAACAATGGGCACCACCGAAAATAGTTCCTGTAATAATAAGTTAAGTAGCAGCAAGACTGTCGTCACCGCCGAACAGTGGGACCCCGGAGAAGTCAAAACGATCCTCGGTAAAAGTGAGGAAGTGGAGGAGGACGGTGCGAAAAGCTGTTCTAGCGTAATCTGTGATCAAAACGATAAAGTAATTAGTGTAGGTGAGGCGAACATGTGGACCTCTTCGGCGGTGATAGTGACTCAATGTGCGACCGTGGTAGTGGGCAATAATAGTGTCTTTAAAGTTCCTGAATCTCATCGCGGCACGAACGATCCGTTTTCGAATCAGGTCGATAAAGTGTTTGATAAGGAGGAAAAGAAGCAGCAGAGGAGGGATTGCCCTTCGAGGCAGAGCTCGTGGAGTTCCTACGATAGCGCGGTCGTGATGGAGAAGAACGAGTTGTCCAGGCACAGTTCGTGGGGGTCGGGGGACACCAGAATAGCGCCCAGCAGGAACAGTTCTTGGGGGTCATATGATATGCGACCCAGGGGACCCGTTTATTATCATAATGAGAAAG GTGAAAAAATCCTGCACAGCGCCTCGGATCTCGAACAAAACCCGAGCGGCATCTTCCCATACGACAAAGAAGACATTCCTTGGCACCCGGGAACCGTGAGACGCACCAAACAGAAACTGGAGAGTCAAACCTCCACCGCTCCAGCCGCCTCCACTCCAGTCACCCGCCAATTAAGCAACGAAAGTGCCACAAGCAGTTGCTTGTCGTTGAACAAGAGCCCGAGCACGGACAATCTCGTGTTCAATTTCGCGGAGGCGGTCAACGAGGGGCTGTTGGAGCGTGCGAGGACCACCAGCGTCGACCTTCGGGACACCTCCAGTGCCATAACGCAGAAAATCGATATTCCCAAGAAGTTGAGGAGCGCGAAGAGCGTCACGAGGCTGAGCACGAGCGCCCCCGAACGATCCTCAATTGAGTTGGTGGTCTGTGACGCTCTATCGCGTTCTGAGTCCAATGTATCCAGCACAATAGAGGGTCAAGTTGAGGATGTCGTAGGCGGCGCTGACCAGCggactaataataataataataatagcgtGAAAAGGCAACGCAGCTTTCTGGAAAGTCGCCTTAAAG ATTCGCCGCCCCCAACAAAAAAACTCGAAGAATCCCTGGACAGTACGTTGGGAAAAGTGCAAAACCTAAAAAAAGAATTCGAAGCGAAATCGAGCACCACCCGGCTGGTGGAGCAGCAAAATAACACGCCAATCGAAGACAATAACACCCTGAAGGCGCCAACAATAAAGAACCGAGTGAGTAGTCTGCCCTCATCGCCCGTATGTGTTCATCATCAGAACGTCAAAGAGTCGTCGTCGTCGCCTCAAGACGAGTTAAACGTGAAAAGTCTCAGAAACGTCTTCGAAAACACGAAAGAGGAGCAAGAAGTGAAGAAAAGACAAAACCCGATCAGAGCGAGGAACGGTGGCGCTACCAGACACTCGTGCGTCGAAGTGTCGAACCCGAGGATTCTCCCTTTCGCCAGTTTAACGAAACCGGAGAAGAAGGAGGAGTTTAAGAGGCCCCCGATTGGACCGGCGGCCACCATTGCCGCCACCGTTATCGCCACAGCCGCCAAGAAACAGCAACAGTATGGAAAAACGCACCCGTTGTCCCGGCTCACCGTTAGACCGAGACATAATAATCCCGTTTATAATACGATGTAA